One stretch of Psilocybe cubensis strain MGC-MH-2018 chromosome 6, whole genome shotgun sequence DNA includes these proteins:
- a CDS encoding snoRNP complex protein nop56 — MTVTHVLFESASGYAIFESKFGEEIGSKSKSVQESFQDLAKFGKMVSLVSFVPFKSAAEALENANDVSEGILNDVLKNVLELSLSKASKKSNVTLAVSDPLLGKSIKDALGFQIDVSENSQTVIRGIRQHASKLLKGLQTDDLRKAQLGLGHSYSRSKLKFNVNRVDNMIIQAIALLDQLDKDVNLFSMRIREWYGYHFPELIRLVPDNHQYARVAKFIGDKDTLTEDKLPDLAEILDNDSTLAQNILDAARGSMGSGLSEIDMLNISSFATRVVSISDYRKSLVNYLSEKMNTVAPSLTALLGERVGARLISHAGSLTNLSKYPASTVQILGAEKALFRALKTKGNTPKYGLLYHSTFIGRASPKHKGRISRFLANKCSIASRIDCYSENPTSKFGEALRAQVEERLNFFDNGTPPSKNADAIRKVLDQLALDENDDDDGMDIDDGPALTTLEAEPKKEKKKKRKSSAMDVDEEEEPSTKKVKLSKEEKKALKKAKKEQAKAEAAADDEPSKKEKKEKKEKKEKKEKKKSKE, encoded by the exons ATGACCGTCACTCATGTTCTCTTCGAGTCGGCCTCTGGATATGCCATATTCGAGTCCAAGTTTGGAGAGGAGATTGGCTCCAAGAGCAAGTCAGTCCAGGAGTCGTTCCAGGACCTGGCTAAATTCGGGAAAATGGTTTCGTTGGTGAGCTTTGTGCCGTTCAAGAGCGCTGCAGAAGCTTTGGAGAATGCAAATGATGTTTCTGAAG GCATTTTGAACGACGTACTTAAAAATGTCCTTGAACTCAGCTTGTCCAAAGCGTCAAAAAAATCGAATGTCACACTGGCTGTGTCCGATCCCCTCCTTGGAAAAAGCATCAAGGATGCTTTGGGCTTCCAAATCGACGTTTCGGAGAACTCACAAACAGTCATTCGCGGTATCCGCCAACATGCCTCCAAACTACTCAAGGGTCTCCAGACCGATGACCTTAGAAAGGCGCAGCTCGGCTTGGGACACTCTTATTCACGGTCCAAGCTAAAGTTCAACGTCAACAGAGTGGATAACATGATTATTCAAGCTATTGCCCTCCTTGATCAGCTAGACAAGGATGTCAATCTGTTCTCGATGCGCATTAGAGAGTGGTATGGCTACCACTTCCCAGAGCTCATCCGTCTCGTCCCCGACAACCACCAATACGCTCGCGTCGCCAAATTCATCGGCGACAAGGACACCCTCACAGAAGACAAACTGCCCGACCTCGCGGAAATCCTTGACAACGACAGCACTCTCGCGCAAAACATCCTCGATGCCGCCCGTGGTTCTATGGGATCCGGCCTCTCCGAAATTGACATGCTCAACATTTCCTCCTTCGCCACACGCGTGGTGTCCATCTCCGATTATCGCAAATCATTGGTCAACTACCTCTCCGAAAAAATGAACACCGTCGCGCCTAGTCTTACTGCCCTTCTCGGCGAGCGTGTTGGTGCCCGCTTGATCAGCCATGCTGGAAGCTTGACGAACTTGAGCAAATACCCCGCCAGCACTGTCCAAATTCTTGGTGCCGAGAAGGCTCTTTTCCGTGCCTTGAAGACCAAGGGCAACACACCCAAA TATGGTCTTTTGTATCACTCCACCTTCATTGGCCGCGCTAGTCCCAAGCACAAAGGTCGCATTTCCCGCTTCCTTGCTAACAAGTGCTCGATAGCATCGCGCATTGACTGCTACTCCG AAAACCCCACATCTAAATTTGGCGAAGCCCTCCGCGCTCAAGTTGAAGAACGCTTAAACTTCTTCGACAACGGTACTCCACCGTCCAAGAATGCCGATGCTATTCGCAAGGTTTTGGACCAACTGGCCCTTGATGAaaatgacgacgatgatggcATGGATATCGATGACGGGCCCGCCCTGACAACACTGGAGGCGGAACccaagaaggagaagaaaaagaagaggaagagctcCGCGATGGAcgtcgatgaagaggaagaaccTTCAacgaagaagg